A region of the Polaribacter sp. L3A8 genome:
TAAATCAAAAAGATGGGTTTGATTGCCCAGGTTGTGCATGGCCAGACCCTGATGAAAAAAGAGCTTTTTTAGCAGAATATTGCGAAAACGGGGCAAAAGCAGTTGCTGAAGAAGCAACTAAAAATAAAGTTTCTCCAATATTTTTTACTACAAAATCTATACAAGAACTTTCTGAATTATCTGATTATGAAATTGGTAAAAGCGGACGAATAACACACCCCATGTATTTGCCAGAAGGCGCAACGCATTACGAAGAAATTTCTTGGGAGCATGCTTTTAATCTAATTGGTAAAGAATTAAACTCTTTAGATTCTCCTGATGAAGCTATTTTTTATACCTCTGGAAGAACAAGTAATGAAGCAGCTTATTTATATCAGTTGTTTGTACGTCAATTCGGAACAAATAATCTACCAGATTGCTCTAACATGTGTCATGAATCTAGTGGTGTTGCACTTTCTCAGACTTTGGGTATCGGAAAAGGATCTGTTACGCTAGACGATTTTAATCATGCAGATTTAGTAATTGTTATTGGTCAAAACCCAGGAACCAATCACCCAAGAATGTTAAGTGCTTTAGGTGAAACAAAAAAGCAAGGCGGAAAAATAATTACAATAAATCCGTTACCAGAGGTTGGTTTAATGAATTATAAAGACCCACAAAACCCTTTAAAATGGGTAGGATCTGGACAAGATTTAACAGATTTGTTTTTACCAGTAAAAATAAATGGTGATGTGGCTTTGTTAAAAATCATCTTAAAGTTGATGAAAGAAAAGGAAGATGCAGAACCTAATAGTGTTTTCGATCATCAATTTATTGAAGAAAAAACAGCCGGTTTAAAAGAGTTATTAAAAGATTTAGACACCTATTCTATAGATGAATTATTACCACAAACAGGTTTAACATTAGATAAAATTAAAGAGACTACAGACCTCATCATCAACAATAAAAATATTATTATTTGTTGGGCAATGGGTTTAACACAACATAAAAACGGAGTGGATAACATCCGTGAAATTGTAAACATATTATTACTAAAAGGAAGCATTGGTAAAAAAGGTGCAGGTACTTGTCCCGTTCGTGGACACTCTAATGTACAAGGAGACAGAACAATGGGGATTTGGGAAAGACCTCCCGCTTCATTTTTAGACAATTTAGAAAAAGAGTTTCAATTTAAAGCACCAAGAAAATTTGGTTTTGATGTGGTTGAAGCCATTGAGGCCATGCATAAAAAAGAGGCGAAAGTATTTTTTGGAATGGGCGGTAATTTTATTTCTGCCACACCAGACACCACTTTTACTGCGGATGCTTTAAGAAATTGTAATTTAACAGTACAAGTATCTACCAAACTAAATAGAAGTCATTTAATTACGGGTAAAAAAGCAATTATACTTCCTTGTTTAGGAAGAACTGAAAAAGATTATCAGGCAACTGGAGAACAATTTGTATCCGTAGAAAATTCTATGGGAGTGGTACATCAATCTAAAGGAACTTTAGAGCCTTGTTCTAAAAATTTATTAAGTGAAGCTGCTATTGTGGCGGGTGTTGCCAATGCAACTATTAAGAACACAACAACCAATTGGACCGAATTAATTTCTAATTATGATTTTATTCGTGATAAAATAGAAGTGACCATTCCTGGTTTTAATGATTTTAATCAACGTGTAAGAATTAAAGGTGGTTTTTACTTGCCAAACAATGCAAGAGAAAATGACTTTACCCCTACAAAAACAGGAAAAGCTAATTTTAGCATTAATAAACCTTCTGAAATTGAGTTAAAAAACAACCAATTTATGATGATGACGATTAGAACTCATGATCAATACAACACCACTATTTATGGTTTAGATGACAGGTATAGAGGCGTTTTAAATGAAAGAAGAATTATCTTTATGAATACAGAAGATATGAATTCATTACATTTAAAAAAGTTAGATTTGGTAGATTTAACAAGTCATTTTAATAATGAAGAAAGAGAAGCCAAAGGTTTTTTAGTAGTTCCTTATGAGATTCCCAAACAATGTACAGCTACTTATTTTCCAGAAGCAAATGTTTTAGTGCCTTTAAAAAGTAAAGCAGATATTAGCAATACGCCTACCTCTAAAACTGTAATTATTACCATCAAAAAAAGATAAAATTAGCTTATGAAAAATTTTATATTCTTATTAATAACGCTTATTTCTTTTCAAGCATTATTTTCTCAGACAAAAAATATTCCTGAAAGAATTACTCAAAAAGGTTTTGCCAAAATAGATTTTCTTTCTATAAAGATGCCGCCTCCAGAAGATATTGGATCTACATTTAATGAACCAAATATGGGGTTTACGGGCATCCATTATAATTTATTTTTAAATGAATCTTTTTACACAGGTGTTGGCCTTTATGGCTCTATTTCTGGCATTAGAGGTGGTTTTTTTACTTTAGGAATTAATGCAGGTCTAAAAAAATACTTTTCTAAAAAATTATATATCGACACAGGTTTTCACTTTGGTGGTGGTGGTGGCGCTGGTGCTCCCGATGGTGGTGGTGCTTTTATTTTACCACATGCTAATTTAGGGTATCAATTTAAAAACTTCTCTTTAAATGGAGGTTGGAGTTATGTTAACTTTTTTGATGGTGGAAGAATTAAAGGACATCAACTGAATATTGGGTTAGAAATTCCTTTAGATTTTGAATATGCAAATTATAAGCATACAGAAAAAGAATTTGGTTTGGATAATTTTGAAAACACAAATTGGAATCAAAAACCAAAAAGGAATTCTTTGATGGTTCATTTTAATAATTTAAAAGTTTTAAGTGAAGCAAATTCTACTACTGGAGAAGTTTTAAAAGGAAAAACAATAAAATTAGCTGGTTTTGAATTTACGTCTTACTTAAACGATAACTGGTTTACATTTTTAAAAGTAGATGGTGCCTACGATGGTATTAGAGCAGGTTATATGGATGTTTTATTAGGTGGAGGATATCATTTATCTATGAATAAAAACAGAACCAATATTTTAGCTAAATTAGGTTTTGGTGCTGGTGGTGGTGGTGGTGTAGATAGTAAAGGTGGCTTTTTATTCTACCCAGACATATCTATAGAACAGCAATTATTCAAAGATATTTATGTTTCTGTTAATAAAGGATATTTATTAACGCCTAATAAAGATTTTTATACCTCAACATTTGGAGTCGGAATTAAATACTACATAGAAAGAAATGGAGTAAAAACAGACAATAATTCTTTTACGCAAGGAAAATTTAAAGGATTTGATGTTATTGTAAAACAAGACCTTTACTTTAATGCCAAGAGAATGGAAGACCCAACAGAACACATGCATCAAATTTCTTTGCAAATAAATTTAGATTTAAACAAACACCTATTTGTTGCTGGACAAACCTCTTTTGCAAACTTTGGTAATGCTGGTGCTTATGCAGAAGGTTTGGTTGGTTTAGGTATAAAATCAAAGCCTTTCTTTAATAGCTCTACCTCTATTTTTACACAACTTTTAGGTGGTGCTGCAGGTGGAGGAAACATTAGCACAGGCCAAGGTTTTATTATAAAACCAAGTTTAGGTTTAGAGTATCAACTTTCTAAAACATTAAACTTTAGAGCTGCAGCTGGTTATGTAAAAGCAAAAGGCGGAGAGTTAAGCAGTCCTTTTATCAATTTAGGACTAAAGTATAACATCTCATTTTTAAAGTTAAAATAATTAAAAAAAGGGTTTCTTAAAATATTTTAAGCAACCCTTTTTATATAGTTAAACTTTATTAAAACACTCTACTTATATAGCATCTACTAAATATTTTACAACAAAATCAATTTCTTCTTTGGTTGTATATTTTGAAAAAGAAAAACGAATAGAAGTTTTATCCGCATCTGCGTCCTTTAAAATTTCTCTTAATACGTGAGAGCCTTTATTGCTTCCGCTTTGGCAGGCACTTCCTCCAGAAACAGCAATTCCTGCCATGTCTAAACTGAATAATAACATATCATTTGTAAAAGGAAAACGCACATTTAAAATGGTGTAACTACTTTTTTCTAAATCAGAAGAAAGTCCGTTAAACTGAATCTTTTCTGATATACTTTGTAACTCAAAAATAAAATACTTTTTTAAATTCTCTATGTAAACTTTATCTTCCTCTAAATTAGAAACAGCAATTTCGAATGCTTTTTCCATGCCTAAAATAGCATGTACATTCTCTGTACTAGACCTTGCGCCCATTTCTTGTTCGCCACCATGTAACATTGGTAAAATTCCGAATCCTTTTCTAAAAAAGGCAAAACCAACTCCTTTTGGTCCATGAAATTTATGTGCGCTTGCTGCTATAAAATCAACCGGTATTTTTTGTAAATCAAGCGGATAATGACCTATCAACTGAACGGTATCCGAATGGAATAAAGCATTGTTACTTTTACAAATTCTAGCAATCTCATCAATATCTAAAATACTACCAATTTCATTATTGATCAACATTAAACTTACTAATGTTTTTTCTTTTAATATTGATAAAAGCTCCTCTAAATGTGCTGTATCAACAGTTCCAAATTCATCAACATTAACATAATCTACACTAATGTTGTGTGCTTTTTTTAAATGAGTACAAGTATGTAAAACTGCGTGATGTTCTATTTTAGAAGTAATTATTCTTTTTACCTCTAAATTAAAAACAGCATTCTGTAAAATTAAATTATCTGCTTCAGTACCGCCTGCTGTAAAAATAATTTCACTAGCAGTAACCTTAAAATATTTTGCAATATTTTTTCTCGCAGTTTCTACTGCAGATTTTGCTTTTCTTCCAAATTGATGTATCGAAGAAGGATTGCCGTAATTACTCTTCATAGAAGAATGGATTACCTCTATAACCTCATCGTCAATTTGTGTGGTAGCTGCGTTGTCTAAATAAACCGTTTTCATTCTGTAAACTTACAATTAATTAGCGTTCTGAAAAACATAAACTTCTGTTGCTCCTAAACCATATTTTTTATAGGAAGCATCATAAAATTTAACCGGATATTTATTTAATAATCGTTGAAGCTCTGACCTTAAAACGCCCTCACCAACTCCATGAATAAAAACTATTTTAGGAATTCGTTTAGAAATAGCAAACTCAACTTTACTTTTTGCAGTATCCAATTGAAGGTTTAACATATCATAATTATCCATGTTTCTAGTAGATTTTGTTAACTTACTTATATGTAAATCAACTTCTAAAATTATTTCCTTTTTTTCTTTTTTAAACAAGCTTGTCTTTGGCTTATTTTGAGCAATTTTATCTTTTAGTAATGCATTATTGATATCACTAAACTTTGATAATTCGTGTTGCTCAACTCCTATTCTAACTAATTCTGAGGAATTAAATTTAAAAACCATACCATCGCTGGTTTCAATTGAAACTTCATCACCCATAACATGGGTAACGATTCCTTTTAAAACATCGTCTAAAACCGCTACTTTATTTCCAATTTCTAAACACATTCTTAACTTTCTATTAATTTACTTTCAGTTTTTAAGATAGTATATTTGAGACAAAAATAACAAGATGATTAAGACTTCAGCTATTTCTACAAGAAAATTCTTTACAAATGCTCACAATAAAATTACATTAAGTGATGGCAGAAAGAATTTATTGTTAGAAATTTCTGAAACAATTTCTAAAGAATATAAAAACGAAGGTTTTGTTAATTTAAATTTTATTTGCACACACAACTCAAGAAGAAGTCAATTAGCACAAGTTTGGGGATTTTTTGCAGCCCATTATTTCAATCTAAACATTCATAGTTTTTCTGGCGGAACAGAAGTTACTTCTTTTTATAGAAACACTATAAAAACGCTACAAAAAGTTAGTTTTTCTTTTAATTTAGAGGATTTTTCTCATCAAAACCCAAAGTATCTTATTTCTTTTGAAGAATCGTCTAAAACGATCTTAGGTTTTTCTAAAAGATATGATCATATAGATAATAAAAAACCTTTTATAGCCATAACCACTTGTAATATCGCAGACGCAAAATGCCCTTTTATACCAGAAGCTATGTATAGATTTCATTTACCGTTTGTAGACCCTAAGCCTTCTGATGGAACTCCATTACAGAATGAAACTTATTTAAACACAAATCAACAAATTGCAGCTGAAATCTATTTTATTTTTTCTAAAGTAAAAAAAGCATT
Encoded here:
- a CDS encoding FdhF/YdeP family oxidoreductase; the protein is MSKKIKEQPPEKLTGIQLTEVPKTAVGVKAIVSALTHIKDEVGISKGIQLLSKLNQKDGFDCPGCAWPDPDEKRAFLAEYCENGAKAVAEEATKNKVSPIFFTTKSIQELSELSDYEIGKSGRITHPMYLPEGATHYEEISWEHAFNLIGKELNSLDSPDEAIFYTSGRTSNEAAYLYQLFVRQFGTNNLPDCSNMCHESSGVALSQTLGIGKGSVTLDDFNHADLVIVIGQNPGTNHPRMLSALGETKKQGGKIITINPLPEVGLMNYKDPQNPLKWVGSGQDLTDLFLPVKINGDVALLKIILKLMKEKEDAEPNSVFDHQFIEEKTAGLKELLKDLDTYSIDELLPQTGLTLDKIKETTDLIINNKNIIICWAMGLTQHKNGVDNIREIVNILLLKGSIGKKGAGTCPVRGHSNVQGDRTMGIWERPPASFLDNLEKEFQFKAPRKFGFDVVEAIEAMHKKEAKVFFGMGGNFISATPDTTFTADALRNCNLTVQVSTKLNRSHLITGKKAIILPCLGRTEKDYQATGEQFVSVENSMGVVHQSKGTLEPCSKNLLSEAAIVAGVANATIKNTTTNWTELISNYDFIRDKIEVTIPGFNDFNQRVRIKGGFYLPNNARENDFTPTKTGKANFSINKPSEIELKNNQFMMMTIRTHDQYNTTIYGLDDRYRGVLNERRIIFMNTEDMNSLHLKKLDLVDLTSHFNNEEREAKGFLVVPYEIPKQCTATYFPEANVLVPLKSKADISNTPTSKTVIITIKKR
- a CDS encoding cysteine desulfurase family protein, which encodes MKTVYLDNAATTQIDDEVIEVIHSSMKSNYGNPSSIHQFGRKAKSAVETARKNIAKYFKVTASEIIFTAGGTEADNLILQNAVFNLEVKRIITSKIEHHAVLHTCTHLKKAHNISVDYVNVDEFGTVDTAHLEELLSILKEKTLVSLMLINNEIGSILDIDEIARICKSNNALFHSDTVQLIGHYPLDLQKIPVDFIAASAHKFHGPKGVGFAFFRKGFGILPMLHGGEQEMGARSSTENVHAILGMEKAFEIAVSNLEEDKVYIENLKKYFIFELQSISEKIQFNGLSSDLEKSSYTILNVRFPFTNDMLLFSLDMAGIAVSGGSACQSGSNKGSHVLREILKDADADKTSIRFSFSKYTTKEEIDFVVKYLVDAI
- a CDS encoding Smr/MutS family protein, which codes for MCLEIGNKVAVLDDVLKGIVTHVMGDEVSIETSDGMVFKFNSSELVRIGVEQHELSKFSDINNALLKDKIAQNKPKTSLFKKEKKEIILEVDLHISKLTKSTRNMDNYDMLNLQLDTAKSKVEFAISKRIPKIVFIHGVGEGVLRSELQRLLNKYPVKFYDASYKKYGLGATEVYVFQNAN